Proteins from a genomic interval of Onychostoma macrolepis isolate SWU-2019 chromosome 17, ASM1243209v1, whole genome shotgun sequence:
- the khk gene encoding ketohexokinase isoform X1, giving the protein MGDKKILSIGLVCLDIINVVDKYPEEDTDTRCLSQRWQRGGNASNTCTILSLLGAPCAFMGSLAPGPVADFILNDFQMYKIDISLLLEHAECSFPASVVISSVTTGSRTILHMNSFIVGDFARLGVDISGVAWQPWGETPCACCVVCPTKGSRTVVLSDTNLPDVSVHDFSKVDLSQYKWIHWEGRNADEQVKMIERVREYNSKQEEKNRITISVEIEKTREPLYQLFPLGDLVFVSKDVAQHFGFTSAAAALKGFYGRVRKGATLICAWAEKGADAMGPDGVIIHSDAFPPEKLVDTLGAGDTFNASVIYSLSNGGSLQDALTFGCQIAGKKCGIHGYDGILH; this is encoded by the exons ATGGGAGACAAAAAGATACTCAGCATTGGTTTGGTGTGTCTGGATATCATAAATGTTGTGGATAAATACCCGGAAGAAGATACTGATACTAG GTGTTTGTCTCAGAGATGGCAGAGGGGAGGAAATGCATCAAACACGTGCACAATTTTGTCTCTGCTTGGGGCCCCGTGTGCATTTATGGGGTCTTTGGCTCCTGGACCAGTAGCTGA CTTCATCTTGAATGACTTTCAAATGTACAAGATTGACATCTCTCTTCTTCTGGAGCATGCTGAATGCTCCTTTCCAGCTTCTGTAGTAATCAGCAGTGTGACGACAGGAAGCCGTACAATTCTGCATATGAACAG TTTCATCGTGGGGGATTTTGCACGGCTTGGGGTGGACATATCTGGTGTGGCTTGGCAGCCGTGGGGCGAGACCCCGTGCGCCTGTTGTGTGGTGTGTCCCACCAAAGGCTCTCGCACTGTCGTGCTCTCGGACAC AAACTTGCCAGATGTTTCTGTACACGATTTCTCAAAGGTGGACCTGAGCCAGTACAAGTGGATCCACTGGGAG GGCCGTAATGCTGACGAACAAGTGAAGATGATTGAGAGGGTGAGAGAGTATAACAGCAAACAGGAAGAGAAGAACAGGATCACCATCTCTGTGGAAATTGAGAAGACCAGGGAACCCCTCTACCAGCTCTTCCCTCTTGGTGATTTG GTCTTTGTCAGTAAGGATGTGGCCCAGCACTTTGGGTTTACCTCAGCCGCTGCTGCATTGAAGGGTTTCTATGGTCGTGTGAGAAAGGG AGCTACCCTCATTTGTGCCTGGGCAGAAAAGGGAGCGGATGCCATGGGTCCTGATGGTGTAATAATCCATTCAGATGCATTCCCACCTGAGAAGCTTGTAGACACACTTGGAGCAGGAGATACGTTCAATGCTTCTGTGATCTATTCCCTTTCCAACG GGGGCAGCCTACAGGATGCTCTCACATTTGGCTGCCAGATTGCAGGCAAAAAATGCGGCATCCACGGATATGATGGAATTTTACACTGA
- the khk gene encoding ketohexokinase isoform X3 yields MGDKKILSIGLVCLDIINVVDKYPEEDTDTRCLSQRWQRGGNASNTCTILSLLGAPCAFMGSLAPGPVADFILNDFQMYKIDISLLLEHAECSFPASVVISSVTTGSRTILHMNRNLPDVSVHDFSKVDLSQYKWIHWEGRNADEQVKMIERVREYNSKQEEKNRITISVEIEKTREPLYQLFPLGDLVFVSKDVAQHFGFTSAAAALKGFYGRVRKGATLICAWAEKGADAMGPDGVIIHSDAFPPEKLVDTLGAGDTFNASVIYSLSNGGSLQDALTFGCQIAGKKCGIHGYDGILH; encoded by the exons ATGGGAGACAAAAAGATACTCAGCATTGGTTTGGTGTGTCTGGATATCATAAATGTTGTGGATAAATACCCGGAAGAAGATACTGATACTAG GTGTTTGTCTCAGAGATGGCAGAGGGGAGGAAATGCATCAAACACGTGCACAATTTTGTCTCTGCTTGGGGCCCCGTGTGCATTTATGGGGTCTTTGGCTCCTGGACCAGTAGCTGA CTTCATCTTGAATGACTTTCAAATGTACAAGATTGACATCTCTCTTCTTCTGGAGCATGCTGAATGCTCCTTTCCAGCTTCTGTAGTAATCAGCAGTGTGACGACAGGAAGCCGTACAATTCTGCATATGAACAG AAACTTGCCAGATGTTTCTGTACACGATTTCTCAAAGGTGGACCTGAGCCAGTACAAGTGGATCCACTGGGAG GGCCGTAATGCTGACGAACAAGTGAAGATGATTGAGAGGGTGAGAGAGTATAACAGCAAACAGGAAGAGAAGAACAGGATCACCATCTCTGTGGAAATTGAGAAGACCAGGGAACCCCTCTACCAGCTCTTCCCTCTTGGTGATTTG GTCTTTGTCAGTAAGGATGTGGCCCAGCACTTTGGGTTTACCTCAGCCGCTGCTGCATTGAAGGGTTTCTATGGTCGTGTGAGAAAGGG AGCTACCCTCATTTGTGCCTGGGCAGAAAAGGGAGCGGATGCCATGGGTCCTGATGGTGTAATAATCCATTCAGATGCATTCCCACCTGAGAAGCTTGTAGACACACTTGGAGCAGGAGATACGTTCAATGCTTCTGTGATCTATTCCCTTTCCAACG GGGGCAGCCTACAGGATGCTCTCACATTTGGCTGCCAGATTGCAGGCAAAAAATGCGGCATCCACGGATATGATGGAATTTTACACTGA
- the khk gene encoding ketohexokinase isoform X2, with product MGDKKILSIGLVCLDIINVVDKYPEEDTDTRCLSQRWQRGGNASNTCTILSLLGAPCAFMGSLAPGPVADFIVGDFARLGVDISGVAWQPWGETPCACCVVCPTKGSRTVVLSDTNLPDVSVHDFSKVDLSQYKWIHWEGRNADEQVKMIERVREYNSKQEEKNRITISVEIEKTREPLYQLFPLGDLVFVSKDVAQHFGFTSAAAALKGFYGRVRKGATLICAWAEKGADAMGPDGVIIHSDAFPPEKLVDTLGAGDTFNASVIYSLSNGGSLQDALTFGCQIAGKKCGIHGYDGILH from the exons ATGGGAGACAAAAAGATACTCAGCATTGGTTTGGTGTGTCTGGATATCATAAATGTTGTGGATAAATACCCGGAAGAAGATACTGATACTAG GTGTTTGTCTCAGAGATGGCAGAGGGGAGGAAATGCATCAAACACGTGCACAATTTTGTCTCTGCTTGGGGCCCCGTGTGCATTTATGGGGTCTTTGGCTCCTGGACCAGTAGCTGA TTTCATCGTGGGGGATTTTGCACGGCTTGGGGTGGACATATCTGGTGTGGCTTGGCAGCCGTGGGGCGAGACCCCGTGCGCCTGTTGTGTGGTGTGTCCCACCAAAGGCTCTCGCACTGTCGTGCTCTCGGACAC AAACTTGCCAGATGTTTCTGTACACGATTTCTCAAAGGTGGACCTGAGCCAGTACAAGTGGATCCACTGGGAG GGCCGTAATGCTGACGAACAAGTGAAGATGATTGAGAGGGTGAGAGAGTATAACAGCAAACAGGAAGAGAAGAACAGGATCACCATCTCTGTGGAAATTGAGAAGACCAGGGAACCCCTCTACCAGCTCTTCCCTCTTGGTGATTTG GTCTTTGTCAGTAAGGATGTGGCCCAGCACTTTGGGTTTACCTCAGCCGCTGCTGCATTGAAGGGTTTCTATGGTCGTGTGAGAAAGGG AGCTACCCTCATTTGTGCCTGGGCAGAAAAGGGAGCGGATGCCATGGGTCCTGATGGTGTAATAATCCATTCAGATGCATTCCCACCTGAGAAGCTTGTAGACACACTTGGAGCAGGAGATACGTTCAATGCTTCTGTGATCTATTCCCTTTCCAACG GGGGCAGCCTACAGGATGCTCTCACATTTGGCTGCCAGATTGCAGGCAAAAAATGCGGCATCCACGGATATGATGGAATTTTACACTGA
- the khk gene encoding ketohexokinase isoform X4, with amino-acid sequence MGDKKILSIGLVCLDIINVVDKYPEEDTDTRCLSQRWQRGGNASNTCTILSLLGAPCAFMGSLAPGPVAENLPDVSVHDFSKVDLSQYKWIHWEGRNADEQVKMIERVREYNSKQEEKNRITISVEIEKTREPLYQLFPLGDLVFVSKDVAQHFGFTSAAAALKGFYGRVRKGATLICAWAEKGADAMGPDGVIIHSDAFPPEKLVDTLGAGDTFNASVIYSLSNGGSLQDALTFGCQIAGKKCGIHGYDGILH; translated from the exons ATGGGAGACAAAAAGATACTCAGCATTGGTTTGGTGTGTCTGGATATCATAAATGTTGTGGATAAATACCCGGAAGAAGATACTGATACTAG GTGTTTGTCTCAGAGATGGCAGAGGGGAGGAAATGCATCAAACACGTGCACAATTTTGTCTCTGCTTGGGGCCCCGTGTGCATTTATGGGGTCTTTGGCTCCTGGACCAGTAGCTGA AAACTTGCCAGATGTTTCTGTACACGATTTCTCAAAGGTGGACCTGAGCCAGTACAAGTGGATCCACTGGGAG GGCCGTAATGCTGACGAACAAGTGAAGATGATTGAGAGGGTGAGAGAGTATAACAGCAAACAGGAAGAGAAGAACAGGATCACCATCTCTGTGGAAATTGAGAAGACCAGGGAACCCCTCTACCAGCTCTTCCCTCTTGGTGATTTG GTCTTTGTCAGTAAGGATGTGGCCCAGCACTTTGGGTTTACCTCAGCCGCTGCTGCATTGAAGGGTTTCTATGGTCGTGTGAGAAAGGG AGCTACCCTCATTTGTGCCTGGGCAGAAAAGGGAGCGGATGCCATGGGTCCTGATGGTGTAATAATCCATTCAGATGCATTCCCACCTGAGAAGCTTGTAGACACACTTGGAGCAGGAGATACGTTCAATGCTTCTGTGATCTATTCCCTTTCCAACG GGGGCAGCCTACAGGATGCTCTCACATTTGGCTGCCAGATTGCAGGCAAAAAATGCGGCATCCACGGATATGATGGAATTTTACACTGA